CCTGCCGCGATGAGCGATCGCTGAGCGAAGGCGGTGGTGAACCGCTCGTCTTGCGTTACCACTTCAACGGGCGTGGCTTCGCGCAAGGCTTCAAGAAACGACAAGACCTTTTCGGCCTGAGGGCCGGGCTTTCCATCCTGATTCAGAGGCAGGCCCGCCACGATGCGAATCGTGCCCGTTTCCGTGATGAGGCTGCATATCGCTTCCACATCCTTCCTGACGCCAGCGCTCTGAATCACCGAATGGGGTTGCGCGATGATCCCTAACGGATCGGTCAATGCAACACCGATCCGCACGTCGCCAACGTCCAGGGCCATTATGCGACCTTCGGCCGACATGCGTTAGCCCAACATCGCGCGGATGACTTCCGGCGCTTTTGCAATGAGTTCAGGCAACTTATCCGGACTCTTTCCACCGGCTTGTGCCATGTCAGGCCGGCCGCCGCCTCCGCCGCCTACAATGGGGGCGAGCTGTTTGACGATGTCGCCTGCTTTCACCTTGTTCGTGAGGTCCTTGGTGACCGCAACGCACAGGGCGACTTTGCCCTCGCCTGCGCTGCCCAGAACCAGCACGCCACTTCCGAGACGGTCGCGAAGATTATCCATGACGACTCGCAACCCTTCGGCGTCTTGTCCCTCAACACTCGTGGCAAGGAGTTTAATGCCGTTGACTTCTTGAACCTGTGACATATAGTCGACCGACCCGCCGAGAGCAGCCTGCTGTTTCCACTTTGAGACTTCGCGTTGCAGGCGTTTGTTTTCATCCACCAGGGATTGCACGCGCAACTCGAACTGATCCAATGGTGTCCCGATGAGTTGTGCCGATTGCATGAGCGTCCGCTCGCGCTGCTGCAGCAAGTCCACGGACGGTTCGCCGCATACGGCTTCGATGCGCCGCACGCCTGCGGAGATAGAGGATTCGCTCAGGATTTTGAAATAGCCGATCGACCCCGAGTTCTGCACGTGCGTCCCGCCGCAGAGTTCCATGCTGATATCGCCGACGCGCACAACACGAACCACATCCGCGTATTTTTCTCCAAACAGCGCCATGGCGCCCGCGGCGCGCGCTTCGTTGAGCGCCATCTGCGTCGTGGAGACGGGCGTCGCCGTGCGGATGAAGCGGTTCACCATGCGTTCGATGTCCTGCAGGCGTGCCGCGTCGATCCCTTCGAAGTGGGTAAAGTCGAAACGCAGCCGATCCGGAGCGACCAGCGAACCAGCCTGGTGCACGTGGTCGCCGAGCACGTCGCGAAGCGCGGCCTGCAACAAGTGCGTTGCGGTGTGGTGATTCTGCGTGCATGCGCGGGCTTCTTCGTCCACGCGAGCATCGACGGTATCGCCAACCTTAAGCACACCCTTGGTGACGCGAACGGCGTGCAGAATCATTTTGCCTACGGGAGCCTTCGCGCCGGAGACGTGCGCGCCACCCTCGGAGCTTTCAAGGATACCCGTATCGCCGACCTGGCCGCCGGAATCGGCGTAGAACGGTGTCTTATCCAGAATAATCTCGCCTTGTTCGTCCACCTTGAGGCTGTTGACGCGCTTGCCGTCTTTGACGATCGCCGCGATGTGTCCTGCGCACGCCAGGCTGTCGTAGCCGACAAATGCCGTGTCGCCAACTTCCTCATGGACGATCTTATAGATAGGAGCGAGCGCAGTCTCACCGCTGCCGGCCCACGCGCTGCGGGCCTGCTGGCGCTGCCGCTCCATGGCGGCTTCAAACCCTTCGCGATCGACCTGGAAGCCGCGATCCGTAGCGATATCCGTGGCAAGGTCGAGCGGGAAACCGTATGTGTCATGCAG
This is a stretch of genomic DNA from Candidatus Hydrogenedentota bacterium. It encodes these proteins:
- the ruvX gene encoding Holliday junction resolvase RuvX, giving the protein MSAEGRIMALDVGDVRIGVALTDPLGIIAQPHSVIQSAGVRKDVEAICSLITETGTIRIVAGLPLNQDGKPGPQAEKVLSFLEALREATPVEVVTQDERFTTAFAQRSLIAAGVRREGRKKVVDKIAAQQILQTYLDRAAAAARARKDS
- the alaS gene encoding alanine--tRNA ligase; the encoded protein is RHLTFFEMLGNFSFGDYFKRESISWGWEYSTVVLKLDPARIWVSVYEQDDEAYGIWEKEIGVPASRIVRLGAKDNFWGPAGDTGACGPCSEMHWDRGESLGCGRPDCAPGCDHCERFIEYWNHVFPQYDQQLDGSRPPLKNRGIDTGMGLERLATLMQHKETVFDTDTLFSIIEKTQSLTNVKYTDNPVPFRVIADHARSLSFLIADGVLPGNEGRGYVERRLLRRAARFGREIGFEKPFLYQVVQSVVDKMGHHYTELVEQRSQIERVILVEEERFQSTLARGMDLLEETFEGLRKSGRTLVPGEDLFKLHDTYGFPLDLATDIATDRGFQVDREGFEAAMERQRQQARSAWAGSGETALAPIYKIVHEEVGDTAFVGYDSLACAGHIAAIVKDGKRVNSLKVDEQGEIILDKTPFYADSGGQVGDTGILESSEGGAHVSGAKAPVGKMILHAVRVTKGVLKVGDTVDARVDEEARACTQNHHTATHLLQAALRDVLGDHVHQAGSLVAPDRLRFDFTHFEGIDAARLQDIERMVNRFIRTATPVSTTQMALNEARAAGAMALFGEKYADVVRVVRVGDISMELCGGTHVQNSGSIGYFKILSESSISAGVRRIEAVCGEPSVDLLQQRERTLMQSAQLIGTPLDQFELRVQSLVDENKRLQREVSKWKQQAALGGSVDYMSQVQEVNGIKLLATSVEGQDAEGLRVVMDNLRDRLGSGVLVLGSAGEGKVALCVAVTKDLTNKVKAGDIVKQLAPIVGGGGGGRPDMAQAGGKSPDKLPELIAKAPEVIRAMLG